In one window of Vibrio sp. JC009 DNA:
- the dtd gene encoding D-aminoacyl-tRNA deacylase: MIALIQRVSEAAVKVEGEVVGEIEKGLLVLLGVEKDDDEAKAKRLMEKVTTYRVFGDDEDKMNLNVQQVNGSVLVVSQFTLPADTKKGTRAGFSRGAHPSDAERLYDHFSDLCSNVLPTERGRFAADMKVSLVNDGPVTFWLQV; encoded by the coding sequence GTGATAGCGCTGATCCAGAGAGTAAGTGAAGCAGCCGTTAAGGTTGAAGGTGAAGTAGTTGGTGAGATTGAAAAAGGCTTACTGGTGCTGCTTGGCGTTGAAAAAGATGACGATGAAGCCAAAGCAAAAAGGCTGATGGAAAAAGTCACCACATACCGCGTATTCGGTGACGATGAAGATAAAATGAACCTGAACGTACAACAGGTGAACGGAAGTGTTTTAGTGGTGTCTCAATTTACACTACCGGCGGACACCAAAAAAGGAACCAGAGCAGGTTTCTCCCGAGGAGCACACCCATCGGATGCAGAGCGTCTTTATGACCATTTCTCCGATCTCTGCTCAAACGTACTTCCAACGGAAAGAGGAAGATTTGCTGCGGATATGAAGGTTTCGTTGGTGAATGACGGGCCGGTTACGTTTTGGTTGCAGGTTTAA
- a CDS encoding bifunctional GNAT family N-acetyltransferase/hotdog fold thioesterase — MFKLLTPKTENQIEKYYQFRWQVLREPLQLPRGSERDEFDEMSHHRMIVDGRGRPMAAGRLYITPDNEGQIRYMAVKGNKQNRGLGSLILVALESYARQEGVKRLVCNAREISAPFYKKHGFENHGELVEQIGPNRHQQLVKQLYPMDNILRRPDWCAELQERWEQQIPISDKMGIKISQYTGYQFECCAQLNPNLNPRNTMFAGSAFTLATLTGWGMTWLLMKERGLKADIVLADSRIRYRHAVEETPVAKTSLDGISGDLDRLGKGRKARIIIDVTIESGGKESVAFTGTYVLLPKLPENSEPESTDEP, encoded by the coding sequence ATGTTTAAACTACTCACCCCAAAAACAGAAAACCAGATCGAGAAGTATTACCAGTTTCGCTGGCAGGTGCTGCGGGAGCCTTTGCAGTTGCCTCGAGGTTCTGAGCGTGATGAGTTTGATGAGATGAGTCATCATCGGATGATCGTTGACGGGCGGGGAAGGCCTATGGCTGCCGGGCGTCTTTATATTACTCCGGATAATGAAGGTCAGATCCGTTATATGGCGGTGAAGGGCAACAAACAGAACCGGGGGCTGGGTTCACTAATACTGGTGGCTCTGGAGTCTTATGCCCGTCAGGAAGGGGTCAAAAGGCTGGTTTGTAACGCCAGAGAAATCTCTGCACCTTTCTATAAAAAACATGGTTTTGAAAATCATGGTGAACTGGTTGAGCAGATTGGGCCTAACCGTCATCAGCAACTGGTTAAGCAGCTCTATCCCATGGACAATATTCTGCGCAGGCCTGACTGGTGCGCTGAGCTGCAGGAGCGCTGGGAACAGCAGATCCCTATCAGTGATAAAATGGGAATCAAAATCAGCCAGTATACCGGCTATCAGTTTGAGTGCTGTGCTCAGTTAAACCCGAATCTTAATCCCAGAAATACTATGTTCGCAGGCTCTGCTTTTACCCTGGCGACACTAACCGGCTGGGGGATGACCTGGTTGCTGATGAAGGAGCGTGGCCTGAAAGCGGATATTGTTCTGGCTGACAGTCGTATTCGTTACCGGCATGCGGTTGAAGAAACGCCGGTTGCTAAAACCTCTCTGGATGGCATTAGTGGTGACTTGGACCGCCTTGGCAAAGGCAGAAAGGCGCGCATTATTATTGACGTCACTATTGAGAGCGGAGGTAAGGAGTCGGTGGCATTTACCGGCACTTATGTGCTGCTGCCAAAATTGCCGGAAAACAGTGAGCCAGAATCAACCGATGAGCCTTAA
- a CDS encoding AsmA family protein: MKRIIIILISTFLLLLTLGAGTLYWIFQSQYASTFVNQVFQQLSLPVTVLKARYHFPNQLTFSGIDIKEVQEEEITIEKADIWFTPSSLLTGKPVIESLLIDGISLQHGIPEFQLPDTIELKQLAVMNLDYSDNEIIGRDIELQIKNPQFNQNPIPVPYGTIQLSAGQIYWKGEALNNLLVDIDYTPEKSTLYGLSFDWRKGKFSGQAEKYSSGWSLVNFTVENLRLNQQDWQHLNQLGLKGLTSGITHINSLDMLSSSVETPEFSVINFDLSLENIDLTKSRWQQSEGYLSLSSESIEAHKQQLIDPVFKLFLNRGEIELNEFSAEFQQGDINASGTFSPDSIKMERLSLNSLKWFPESAEDTRIFTDTLAGLQELDLNEFEIKHSQFIELNGKHKWQASGLNLEGKNLSIIRDGNWGLWSGELDISSSSISIDELVSSQPMMKMKNRDGIWLLEDLFVPLDDGLIEATGDVDLSKISKPWRLELSADGVPLELLSHWYNPPVKLTGLTEFQLSASGLSGDELMLRHSLSSDVIGSFRNTTMTNQDEDEARPATISDIRISAVRGHISMKPVEIEGYDSTGVLSANIDLVEKEQNSFNFQLKKKCVDREWDLLKQTETMRISCSIDEP; the protein is encoded by the coding sequence ATGAAACGGATCATCATCATTTTAATATCAACATTTCTTCTGTTATTGACTCTGGGTGCAGGTACGCTTTACTGGATCTTTCAGAGCCAGTACGCCAGCACATTCGTTAATCAGGTATTTCAGCAGCTTTCCCTGCCAGTCACCGTGCTGAAAGCCAGGTATCATTTCCCCAATCAGCTTACTTTTTCCGGTATCGATATAAAGGAGGTACAGGAAGAAGAGATTACCATTGAAAAAGCGGATATATGGTTCACCCCTTCTTCTCTGCTAACCGGAAAACCTGTCATTGAAAGTCTGCTCATTGACGGGATCAGTCTTCAGCACGGGATACCGGAGTTCCAGCTACCGGACACCATCGAACTTAAGCAGCTGGCCGTGATGAATCTGGATTACTCAGACAACGAGATTATCGGCAGAGATATAGAACTGCAGATAAAAAATCCGCAATTTAATCAAAACCCGATTCCTGTACCCTACGGCACCATTCAGTTATCCGCCGGACAGATTTACTGGAAAGGCGAGGCACTGAATAACTTACTGGTGGATATAGACTATACCCCGGAAAAAAGTACCTTATACGGCCTTTCATTTGACTGGAGAAAGGGCAAGTTCTCGGGCCAGGCAGAAAAATACTCTTCCGGCTGGTCTCTGGTTAACTTTACCGTCGAGAACCTTCGATTAAATCAGCAGGACTGGCAACACCTGAACCAGCTTGGATTAAAAGGACTAACCTCAGGTATTACTCACATCAACAGCCTGGATATGCTTAGCAGCTCTGTGGAAACCCCGGAGTTTTCAGTAATCAACTTTGACCTTTCACTGGAGAACATTGATCTGACCAAAAGCCGCTGGCAACAGAGCGAAGGCTATCTTTCACTTAGCAGTGAGAGTATAGAAGCGCATAAACAGCAGCTTATTGACCCTGTATTCAAACTATTTCTGAATCGCGGTGAGATAGAGCTAAATGAGTTCAGTGCAGAGTTCCAGCAAGGTGATATCAACGCCAGCGGTACCTTCTCTCCTGACAGCATTAAAATGGAAAGACTAAGCCTTAACAGCCTGAAGTGGTTCCCTGAGTCCGCTGAGGATACCCGAATTTTCACAGACACCCTGGCAGGACTACAGGAACTGGATCTGAATGAGTTCGAAATCAAACACAGCCAGTTTATCGAGCTAAACGGCAAGCATAAATGGCAGGCCAGCGGACTGAATCTGGAAGGCAAAAACCTTTCTATTATCCGCGATGGCAACTGGGGGCTATGGAGTGGCGAACTGGATATCAGCTCCAGCAGTATCAGTATTGATGAACTGGTTTCCAGTCAGCCTATGATGAAAATGAAAAACCGGGATGGTATCTGGCTGTTAGAGGACCTGTTTGTACCGCTTGATGACGGGCTAATAGAAGCAACAGGGGATGTTGACCTGAGTAAAATCAGCAAACCATGGCGGTTGGAGTTAAGCGCGGACGGAGTGCCACTGGAACTGCTTTCTCACTGGTACAACCCGCCGGTAAAATTAACCGGCCTTACCGAATTTCAGCTTAGCGCTTCCGGCCTGAGTGGTGATGAGCTGATGCTGAGACATTCGCTTTCGTCTGATGTAATCGGTTCGTTCCGCAATACGACCATGACTAACCAAGATGAGGATGAAGCCAGACCGGCCACCATTTCTGATATCCGGATCTCGGCAGTAAGAGGCCATATATCCATGAAACCGGTTGAAATTGAAGGCTATGATTCAACCGGCGTGCTCAGTGCTAATATCGATCTGGTAGAAAAGGAGCAGAACAGCTTTAATTTTCAGTTAAAGAAAAAGTGCGTCGACAGGGAGTGGGATCTGCTTAAACAGACTGAAACTATGCGTATTAGCTGCAGTATCGATGAGCCTTAA
- the pckA gene encoding phosphoenolpyruvate carboxykinase (ATP), with the protein MTVMEQTKAAELDLKKYGLTDVKEIVRNPSYEQLFEEETRDDLEGYERGIVTELGAVAVDTGIFTGRSPKDKFVVKDDTTRDTLWWTSDHAKNDNKPITKETWDDLKVLTTKQLSGKRLFVLDCYCGANADSRIAIRFITEVAWQTHFVKNMFLRPTEEELETFEPDFVVMNAAKTVNPDWQKHEMNSEVYTVFNLTEKMQLIGGSWYGGEMKKGMFAMMNYFLPLKGIASMHCSANVGEEGDVAIFFGLSGTGKTTLSTDPKRALIGDDEHGWDDDGIFNYEGGCYAKTIRLSKEAEPDIYNAIRRDALLENVVLRNDNSIDFDDASKTENSRVSYPIYHIDNIVKPVSKAGHAEKVIFLTADAFGVLPPVAKLTPDQTEYHFLSGFTAKLAGTERHITEPKPTFSACFGAAFLTLHPTKYAEVLVERMNAAGAEAYLVNTGWNGSGKRISIQDTRGIIDAILDGSIDKAETKQIPIFNLEVPTALPGVDPAILDPRDTYVDPLQWESKAEDLASRFIKNFEKYTDNEEGARLVAAGPQLD; encoded by the coding sequence ATGACCGTTATGGAACAGACTAAGGCTGCAGAACTAGACCTGAAGAAGTACGGACTAACTGACGTAAAGGAGATTGTGCGTAACCCTAGTTACGAGCAGTTGTTCGAAGAAGAAACCCGCGATGACTTAGAAGGTTATGAGAGAGGTATAGTTACTGAGCTTGGCGCTGTAGCTGTAGATACCGGTATCTTTACCGGCCGCTCACCTAAAGATAAGTTCGTTGTAAAAGATGACACCACCCGAGATACGTTATGGTGGACATCGGATCACGCTAAAAACGACAACAAACCCATCACCAAAGAAACCTGGGACGATCTAAAAGTACTGACAACGAAACAGCTATCCGGCAAGCGCCTGTTTGTTCTGGACTGTTACTGTGGCGCAAACGCAGACAGCCGCATTGCTATCCGCTTTATTACCGAGGTTGCATGGCAGACTCACTTCGTGAAGAACATGTTCCTTCGTCCGACAGAAGAAGAGCTGGAAACCTTCGAGCCAGACTTCGTAGTAATGAACGCAGCAAAAACCGTTAACCCAGACTGGCAAAAACACGAAATGAACTCTGAAGTTTATACCGTGTTCAACCTGACAGAAAAAATGCAGCTTATCGGTGGCAGCTGGTACGGCGGCGAGATGAAGAAAGGTATGTTCGCAATGATGAACTACTTCCTTCCTCTGAAAGGCATCGCATCTATGCACTGTTCCGCTAACGTGGGCGAAGAAGGCGATGTGGCTATCTTCTTCGGTCTGTCCGGTACAGGTAAAACAACGCTATCTACTGACCCTAAACGTGCACTTATCGGTGATGATGAGCACGGCTGGGATGATGACGGTATCTTTAACTACGAAGGTGGCTGTTACGCGAAAACCATCCGCCTGTCTAAAGAAGCTGAGCCAGACATTTATAATGCTATCCGCCGTGATGCACTATTGGAAAACGTGGTACTGCGCAACGATAATTCTATCGATTTTGATGACGCATCTAAGACAGAAAACTCGCGCGTATCTTACCCGATCTACCATATAGACAACATTGTTAAGCCTGTATCTAAGGCTGGCCATGCCGAAAAAGTTATCTTCCTGACTGCCGATGCGTTTGGTGTTCTTCCTCCGGTCGCTAAGCTGACTCCGGATCAGACTGAATATCACTTCCTGTCTGGCTTTACAGCAAAACTGGCAGGTACTGAGCGCCATATTACTGAGCCTAAGCCAACCTTCTCGGCTTGTTTCGGTGCGGCATTCCTTACTCTGCACCCAACTAAGTACGCAGAAGTTCTGGTTGAGCGCATGAATGCCGCCGGTGCTGAAGCTTATCTGGTAAACACAGGCTGGAACGGCAGCGGCAAGCGTATCTCTATTCAGGATACCCGCGGCATCATTGATGCGATTCTGGACGGCTCAATCGATAAGGCTGAAACCAAGCAGATTCCTATCTTCAACCTTGAAGTACCAACAGCACTTCCTGGTGTAGATCCTGCGATTCTTGACCCAAGAGACACTTATGTGGATCCGCTACAGTGGGAAAGCAAAGCAGAAGATCTGGCTTCACGCTTTATTAAGAACTTCGAGAAGTACACTGATAACGAAGAAGGTGCACGCCTTGTAGCTGCTGGTCCTCAGCTGGACTAA
- the hslO gene encoding Hsp33 family molecular chaperone HslO, with translation MANNVLNRYLFEDLSVRGELVQLDETYQQIISSKEYPQPVSNLLGELLVATTLLTATLKFEGSITLQLQGDGPVSLAVINGDHDQKVRGVARWEGDIADDATLHSLMGKGHLVITITPKQGERYQGVVGLEGDTLSDVLENYFIRSEQLKTRIWIRLGQQDGKPHAAGMLLQVVPDGTGTPEDFEHLEQLTQTIKNEELFTLEANELLYRLYNQEKVQLFPAQEVEFHCGCSRERSAAAIVTIEKSEVDDILTKEGTISLHCDYCGTTYSFDESQVAELYVQANGGNNTIH, from the coding sequence ATGGCAAACAATGTTTTAAACCGCTACCTATTTGAAGACCTGTCTGTACGTGGCGAGTTGGTTCAACTGGATGAAACGTACCAACAAATTATTTCCAGCAAGGAATACCCGCAGCCGGTAAGCAATCTGCTGGGTGAGCTGCTGGTAGCAACAACACTTCTGACCGCAACACTTAAGTTTGAAGGCTCTATTACTCTGCAACTTCAGGGGGACGGACCGGTATCACTGGCAGTGATCAACGGCGATCACGATCAGAAAGTAAGAGGCGTTGCCCGCTGGGAAGGCGATATCGCTGACGATGCAACCCTGCACTCACTGATGGGCAAGGGCCATCTGGTGATTACCATCACTCCTAAGCAGGGTGAAAGGTATCAGGGTGTGGTTGGCCTTGAAGGTGATACTTTGTCAGACGTTCTGGAAAACTACTTTATCCGTTCAGAGCAGCTGAAAACCCGTATCTGGATTCGTCTTGGCCAGCAGGACGGTAAACCGCATGCTGCCGGTATGCTGCTGCAGGTTGTTCCTGACGGCACCGGTACTCCGGAAGACTTCGAACATCTTGAGCAACTGACTCAGACTATTAAGAATGAAGAGCTGTTCACTCTGGAAGCAAACGAACTGCTATACCGCCTGTACAATCAGGAAAAAGTTCAGCTGTTCCCGGCACAGGAAGTTGAATTCCATTGTGGCTGTTCCCGTGAAAGAAGTGCTGCTGCAATTGTCACCATTGAAAAATCAGAAGTGGACGACATTTTAACAAAAGAAGGTACAATTTCTTTACATTGCGATTATTGCGGTACCACCTATTCTTTCGACGAAAGTCAGGTTGCTGAGCTTTATGTGCAAGCGAATGGCGGAAATAACACCATTCACTAA
- the hslR gene encoding ribosome-associated heat shock protein Hsp15, producing MTTNTETVRLDKWLWAARFYKTRSIARNMVDGGKVHYNNQRSKPSKIVELGAVISLRQGNEEKTVIIEKISDQRRGAPEAQTLYRETEESIKKREENSVKRKLNALNSPSPDRRPDKKQRRDLIKFKHQ from the coding sequence ATGACTACAAACACAGAGACTGTAAGACTCGACAAGTGGTTATGGGCAGCCCGCTTTTATAAAACGCGATCAATTGCACGGAATATGGTCGACGGGGGCAAGGTTCACTATAACAACCAACGTTCCAAGCCAAGCAAAATTGTTGAACTCGGAGCGGTTATCTCGCTTCGTCAGGGTAATGAAGAAAAAACCGTCATTATCGAAAAAATCTCTGATCAGAGACGAGGAGCTCCTGAAGCTCAAACACTTTACAGAGAGACTGAAGAAAGCATTAAGAAGCGCGAAGAGAACAGCGTAAAGCGTAAACTCAATGCCTTAAACAGTCCTAGCCCGGATCGCCGCCCTGATAAAAAGCAGCGTCGCGATCTAATTAAATTTAAACATCAATAA
- the gspC gene encoding type II secretion system protein GspC, which translates to MSLSLNPGNKAGGLLTSSVQLVVSSQSYLSSVVTVLLVASSAWIAGQAIWFGVEDDQSITLWKPQRVTGGRVEQPALDLTELKNANLFGVYSENALAPEVAAPVVQNAPKTRLNLVLVGAVASSQPENSLAVISNKGNQSTYGVGEVIEGTRAKLKAVLIDRVIIDNSGRDETLMLEGIEYKKLTDNGRTSVRNSSDSGNSPVSKLEAIRAEITQNPQVLLQYIRLSQVRNKEGKISGYRVRPGKDRVLFESVGLKNGDIATHLNGEELTDPKTMSKVWQSLSELTEVNLTVERGGQVEEIYIQF; encoded by the coding sequence ATGTCGTTATCATTGAACCCCGGCAATAAGGCCGGCGGTTTACTGACTAGCTCTGTGCAACTGGTGGTCAGTTCTCAGTCCTATCTCAGCTCAGTAGTAACAGTTTTACTTGTTGCATCTTCAGCCTGGATTGCAGGCCAGGCGATCTGGTTTGGCGTAGAAGACGACCAGAGTATTACCCTGTGGAAGCCTCAGCGTGTTACGGGTGGCAGGGTTGAACAGCCTGCACTGGATTTGACGGAATTAAAAAATGCGAACCTTTTTGGAGTCTACTCAGAAAATGCGCTTGCCCCTGAAGTTGCTGCTCCGGTTGTGCAGAATGCTCCCAAAACCAGACTAAACCTGGTCCTTGTTGGTGCAGTGGCCAGTTCTCAGCCTGAAAACAGTCTTGCGGTTATTTCTAATAAAGGCAATCAGTCAACTTACGGAGTGGGAGAGGTCATAGAAGGGACGCGAGCTAAATTAAAAGCCGTTCTTATTGACCGCGTCATTATTGATAACTCTGGCCGTGATGAAACCCTGATGCTTGAAGGTATCGAGTACAAAAAGCTGACTGATAACGGCAGAACTTCAGTACGGAACTCATCCGATTCCGGCAATAGCCCAGTGAGCAAACTGGAGGCCATCAGGGCTGAAATTACCCAGAACCCTCAGGTATTGCTTCAGTATATCCGCTTATCTCAGGTGAGAAATAAAGAGGGCAAAATTTCCGGTTACCGGGTAAGACCGGGTAAAGACAGAGTACTGTTTGAGTCTGTGGGTCTGAAAAACGGAGATATCGCCACTCACCTGAATGGTGAAGAACTTACCGATCCCAAGACGATGAGCAAAGTATGGCAATCTCTTTCTGAGCTGACGGAAGTTAACCTGACTGTTGAGCGAGGCGGTCAGGTGGAAGAAATTTATATTCAATTTTAA
- the gspD gene encoding type II secretion system secretin GspD has translation MKPWLSKSAWLLMGSLLTAPSFANEFSASFKGTDIQEFINIVSRNLEKSIIVDPAVRGKIDVRSYDVLNEEQYYQFFLNVLEVYGFAVVEMENNVLKVIKAKDAKTSAIPVVGDNEKISGDSVVTRVVAVRNVSVRELSPLLRQLNDNAGAGNVVHYDPANIILITGRAAVVNRLAEIIEKVDRAGDKEIEVVELKNASASEMVRIVEALNKTTDTKNTPAFLQPKLVADERTNSVLISGEPTVRNRLRDLIKQLDVEMATKGNNRVIYLKYAKAEELVDVLKGVSDNIQKEKQGTSKKGSSSGSSDVMISAHADTNSLVITAQPDVMQALEDVIAQLDIRRAQVLIEALIVEMTEGDGAELGVQWGSLDTGSVIQYGNSGTTIGSVMVGLEEAKDTTTSSSYWDSDDNEWVTTETTESGDYSTLASALSGVNGAAASIVMGDWTALINAVSSDTNSNILSSPSITVMDNGEASFVVGEEVPVISGSTTSSSNDNPFQTVERQEVGIKLKVVPQINEGDSVQLSIEQEVSSVLAADGAVDVRFAKRQLNTSVMVQDGEMLVIGGLIDEYTQESESKVPLLGDIPVLGYLFKSTSNSVEKRNLMVFIKPTIIRDGVTADGITQRKYNYMRAEQLYKAQDGMALLSNELPVLPEFGEERQHAPEIQAFIEQLELK, from the coding sequence GTGAAACCTTGGTTAAGCAAAAGTGCGTGGCTTTTGATGGGAAGTCTGTTGACTGCTCCGTCCTTTGCAAATGAATTCAGCGCAAGCTTTAAAGGGACGGACATCCAGGAATTTATCAATATCGTGAGCCGAAACCTGGAAAAAAGCATTATTGTTGACCCTGCTGTGCGGGGGAAAATCGATGTCCGCAGTTATGATGTGCTGAATGAAGAGCAGTACTACCAGTTCTTCCTCAATGTGCTTGAGGTTTACGGTTTTGCCGTTGTTGAAATGGAAAACAATGTGCTGAAGGTCATTAAGGCAAAAGATGCCAAAACTTCAGCGATTCCTGTTGTCGGCGATAATGAAAAAATATCCGGCGATTCGGTAGTCACCCGGGTTGTGGCTGTGCGCAATGTTTCCGTTCGTGAACTTTCCCCTTTGCTGCGTCAGCTCAATGATAATGCCGGTGCCGGTAACGTTGTTCACTATGATCCTGCCAATATCATTCTTATTACCGGCCGTGCGGCTGTGGTAAACCGTCTTGCAGAGATTATTGAGAAAGTGGACCGTGCTGGTGATAAAGAGATTGAAGTGGTTGAACTGAAAAACGCTTCGGCCTCTGAGATGGTGCGTATTGTTGAAGCGCTGAATAAAACCACAGATACCAAAAATACCCCTGCATTTTTGCAGCCAAAACTGGTGGCTGATGAGAGAACCAACTCGGTGCTGATCTCCGGTGAGCCAACGGTTCGTAACCGCCTTCGCGATCTGATTAAGCAGTTGGATGTGGAGATGGCGACCAAAGGCAATAACCGGGTTATCTACCTTAAGTATGCGAAAGCAGAAGAACTGGTGGATGTGCTGAAAGGCGTATCCGACAATATTCAGAAAGAGAAGCAGGGAACTTCTAAGAAGGGAAGTTCATCCGGTAGCAGTGATGTAATGATTTCTGCCCACGCCGATACTAACTCTCTGGTAATTACAGCACAGCCGGATGTGATGCAGGCACTGGAAGATGTGATTGCGCAGCTTGATATCCGCAGGGCTCAGGTTCTGATTGAAGCGCTGATTGTAGAAATGACAGAAGGTGATGGCGCAGAGCTGGGCGTTCAGTGGGGCTCTCTGGATACTGGTTCTGTTATTCAGTACGGTAACAGCGGCACCACAATTGGCTCGGTGATGGTTGGTCTGGAAGAAGCCAAAGATACCACGACATCCTCAAGCTACTGGGATTCTGATGATAATGAATGGGTAACCACTGAAACAACAGAGTCCGGTGACTACTCAACGCTTGCTTCTGCCCTGTCTGGCGTGAATGGTGCAGCAGCCAGCATTGTAATGGGTGACTGGACGGCGCTTATCAATGCGGTTAGTTCAGACACCAACTCAAACATTCTTTCATCACCAAGCATTACCGTAATGGATAATGGTGAAGCGTCATTTGTGGTGGGTGAAGAGGTGCCGGTTATTTCCGGTTCAACAACCAGCTCTTCTAACGATAACCCGTTCCAGACCGTAGAGCGTCAGGAAGTGGGTATTAAGCTGAAAGTGGTTCCTCAGATTAACGAAGGTGACTCAGTTCAGTTAAGTATTGAGCAGGAAGTTTCCAGCGTTCTGGCTGCCGATGGTGCGGTTGATGTGCGTTTTGCCAAGCGTCAGCTAAATACTTCTGTAATGGTGCAGGACGGTGAAATGCTGGTGATTGGCGGCCTGATTGACGAATACACGCAGGAGAGTGAGTCTAAGGTACCACTCCTGGGGGATATTCCTGTCCTGGGTTATCTGTTTAAATCCACTTCTAACTCAGTTGAAAAGCGTAACCTGATGGTATTTATCAAGCCGACCATTATCCGCGATGGAGTGACAGCCGACGGTATTACCCAGCGCAAATATAACTATATGCGTGCCGAGCAGCTGTATAAAGCTCAGGATGGCATGGCTCTGCTTTCCAATGAACTGCCGGTGCTGCCGGAGTTTGGTGAAGAGAGACAGCATGCACCTGAAATCCAGGCATTTATTGAGCAACTGGAGCTTAAGTAA
- the gspE gene encoding type II secretion system ATPase GspE: MSEMRGFQVRLPFSFAKRHQVVLDYSDNRSERPVLYYVAPLNMATLAEVKRVVRASFSPLETSHEEFESKLTEAYQRDSSEARQLMEDIGADDDFFSLAEELPQNEDLLESEDDAPIIKLINAMLAEAIKEAASDIHIETFEQALSIRFRVDGVMREVLAPSRKLAPLLVSRVKVMAKLDIAEKRVPQDGRISLRIGGRAVDVRVSTMPSSHGERVVMRLLDKNANRLDLHSLGMTDRNHDGFEKLIARPHGIILVTGPTGSGKSTTLYAGLQELNSTERNILTVEDPIEFDIDGIGQTQVNPKVDMTFARGLRAILRQDPDVVMVGEIRDLETAQIAVQASLTGHLVMSTLHTNTAVGAVTRLRDMGIEPFLISSSLLGVLAQRLVRTLCPDCKLPYQADNEQKKLFSLSEGEPLTLFRPCGCDACNGKGYRGRTGIHELLLINDDVQELIHAEAGEQVIEKAIRQHTPSIKDDGLEKVLQGITTLEEVMRVTKEG; encoded by the coding sequence ATGTCTGAGATGAGAGGTTTTCAGGTACGTCTGCCGTTTAGTTTTGCTAAGCGGCACCAAGTGGTGCTCGATTACAGTGACAACCGCTCAGAACGTCCGGTACTTTACTATGTTGCTCCGCTGAATATGGCGACACTGGCTGAAGTAAAACGTGTGGTCAGGGCTTCTTTTTCACCGCTGGAAACCAGCCATGAAGAGTTTGAAAGCAAGCTGACCGAAGCGTATCAGCGCGATTCGTCGGAAGCGCGCCAGCTTATGGAAGATATCGGGGCAGATGATGATTTCTTTTCTCTGGCAGAAGAGCTGCCGCAAAATGAAGATCTGCTGGAATCCGAAGACGATGCGCCGATTATTAAGCTGATTAATGCCATGCTGGCAGAAGCGATTAAGGAAGCGGCTTCAGATATTCATATCGAAACCTTTGAGCAGGCGCTGTCGATACGTTTCCGTGTTGATGGTGTGATGCGGGAGGTTCTTGCGCCAAGCCGTAAACTGGCACCTTTGCTGGTTTCCCGGGTAAAGGTTATGGCGAAGCTGGATATTGCTGAGAAGCGGGTTCCGCAGGACGGCCGTATCTCACTGAGAATTGGTGGCAGAGCCGTCGATGTTCGCGTTTCTACCATGCCTTCATCGCATGGCGAGCGGGTGGTAATGCGTCTTCTGGATAAAAACGCCAACCGGCTTGACCTGCATAGTCTCGGCATGACAGACCGCAACCATGATGGGTTTGAAAAACTGATCGCCCGTCCTCACGGTATCATTCTGGTTACCGGGCCGACAGGTTCGGGTAAATCCACCACTCTGTATGCCGGTCTTCAGGAGCTGAACAGCACAGAGCGCAATATCCTGACCGTTGAAGATCCGATTGAATTTGATATCGACGGAATCGGCCAGACACAGGTCAATCCTAAAGTGGATATGACATTTGCCCGTGGCTTAAGGGCTATTCTGCGTCAGGACCCGGATGTGGTGATGGTAGGGGAAATCCGGGATCTGGAAACCGCACAAATAGCAGTGCAGGCCTCATTAACCGGTCACCTGGTAATGTCTACTCTTCACACCAATACCGCCGTGGGTGCAGTTACCCGTCTGCGTGATATGGGGATTGAGCCCTTCCTGATTTCCTCCTCGCTTTTGGGTGTGTTAGCTCAGCGTCTTGTCCGTACATTGTGCCCCGATTGTAAGCTGCCTTATCAGGCTGATAATGAACAGAAAAAACTGTTTAGTCTGAGTGAAGGTGAGCCGTTAACCCTGTTCAGACCTTGCGGTTGTGATGCATGTAATGGCAAGGGATACCGCGGCCGTACCGGTATTCATGAACTGCTGCTGATCAATGATGATGTTCAGGAGCTAATTCATGCTGAAGCCGGTGAGCAGGTGATTGAAAAGGCAATTCGTCAGCATACACCAAGTATTAAAGATGACGGTCTGGAAAAAGTGCTACAGGGTATAACCACCCTTGAAGAAGTTATGCGTGTGACCAAGGAAGGATAA